In a single window of the Oscarella lobularis chromosome 2, ooOscLobu1.1, whole genome shotgun sequence genome:
- the LOC136183783 gene encoding uncharacterized protein isoform X3, protein MNSLPNEVLFRIFSYVDDQRDRCRLAKASKRLYLVYVTTKTASFDEAAHLTPSGLNAFLMRRATKLESLSIANCAWINLPSSCTRSGWTSLRRLDLRGSTCVPSKWLRTLFAGLERVESLAIDLEPSIISREVLQSIPASLKSLTVVIGKASIRKFYHWGGDWRELMLRPFYDIRLESFHAFFVLSHSSTELTGLREIRHFPYERDAGLASYSFCSRAHRVAFDDPTRSFADGVRNLFFPSWGRPEGESSFRHLTVLRLSSCKLTDEHLLRLSPLEHLLELDLSYNDQLSRNGFFNFLLEKGFGSMKNLRLAGNWRIFWDEEFYSQGLTTIAESMPLLEYLDVSGIYNLPVSLNLDDHHRVGSCIRALPRLRKLHLFVEFFLRSKHCPFEREMDSDFESVVQSNPALSHLCIDSGSSFPAPKGSHFSLYGVSFWRNLTCLHILSSSNIVNVLNGLDFIAERCVCLREFALGGKQTNVERLLSRCLTKFNRLQKFGFESPISVSPLFFESLACLKELRYCRVDLSHKRPSFTSDLIQRIVDNAPQLIAFHLFCHSNPYVRGRCSAMIRSRGRESLHVFIGTHSSWKSSHHLKQWISGDNLESWWEDVAYHNAF, encoded by the exons ATGAACTCGCTCCCAAACGAAGTTCTCTTTCGGATCTTCAGCTACGTCGACGACCAGCGCGATCGCTGTCGACTGGCAaaggcgtcgaaacgactctACCTCGTCTACGTAACAACAAA AACGGCGTCATTCGACGAAGCCGCTCACCTGACACCGTCCGGCTTGAACGCCTTTCTCAtgcgtcgcgcgacgaagcTGGAATCGCTGTCAATCGCAAATTGCGCGTGGATCAACCTCCCGTCGTCGTGCACGCGATCGGGATGGACGTCGCTGCGTCGACTCGATCTTCGCGGATCGACGTGCGTCCCATCGAAATGGCTGCGCACCCTTTTCGCCGGCTTGGAACGCGTCGAAAGTCTCGCCATCGATTTGGAGCCTTCGATCATCAGCAGGGAAGTGCTCCAGAGCATTCCGGCGAGTCTCAAATCGCTTACCGTCGTCATCGGAAAGGCGTCGATCCGTAAATTTTATCACTGGGGTGGTGATTGGCGGGAGTTGATGTTGAGGCCGTTTTATGACATCAGACTCGAATCGTTTCacgcctttttcgtcttgtctcattcgtcgacggagcTGACCGGTCTTAGAGAGATTCGTCACTTTCCTTACGAAAGGGACGCCGGTTTGGCGTCGTATAGCTTTTGCTCCAGAGCGCatcgcgtcgctttcgatgATCCGACTCGGAGTTTTGCAGATGGCGTCagaaatttgttttttccGTCGTGGGGCCGTCCGGAAGGcgaatcgtcgtttcgtcacTTGACCGTACTACGATTGTCTTCTTGCAAGCTTACTGATGAGCACTTGTTGCGCTTATCGCCCTTGGAACACCTTCTAGAGTTAGATCTGAGCTACAATGATCAGTTGTCTCGCAACGGATTCTTCAACTTTCTGCTGGAGAAAGGTTTCGGTTCGATGAAAAATCTCCGACTCGCTGGAAATTGGCGAATCTTTTGGGACGAAGAGTTCTATAGTCAAGGATTGACGACAATTGCAGAGTCAATGCCGCTATTAGAATATCTCGATGTCAGCGGTATCTACAACTTGCCAGTGTCTCTCAATCTCGATGATCATCATCGCGTCGGCAGTTGCATTCGAGCTTTGCCTCGGCTCCGAAAGCTTCATTTATTtgtcgaattctttttgcGTTCGAAGCACTGTCCTTTCGAAAGGGAAATGGATTCCGACTTTGAGAGCGTCGTTCAATCCAATCCGGCTCTTTCTCATCTTTGCATTGACTCGGGGTCGTCTTTTCCTGCGCC GAAGGGTTcgcatttttctctttacgGCGTCTCGTTTTGGCGAAACCTGACTTGTCTGCACATCCTCAGCTCGAGTAATATCGTCAATGTACTGAATGGTCTCGACTTCATTGCCGAG CGGTGTGTCTGTCTTCGAGAATTCGCGTTAGGCGGCAAACAAACGAACGTCGAGAGGCTTCTCAGCCGCTGTCTTACCAAGTTCAATAGACTTCAAAAATTTGG CTTTGAATCACCAATAAGTGTTTCGCCTCTCTTTTTTGAAAGTCTTGCTTGCCTCAAGGAGCTGCGTTACTGCAGAGTTGATTTGTCTCACAAGAG ACCTTCATTTACCTCAGATCTTATTCAAAGAATTGTTGACAACGCTCCTCAACTCATAGCTTTTCATCTTTTCTGTCACTCGAATCCTTATGTTCGTGGACGATGCAGTGCTATGATTCGCTCAAG AGGACGGGAATCCCTGCATGTTTTTATCGGGACACATTCAAGTTGGAAAAGTAGCCATCATTTGAAGCAGTGGATTTCTGGTGACAATTTAGAATCGTGGTGGGAAGACGTGGCATACCACAACGCCTTTTGA
- the LOC136183783 gene encoding uncharacterized protein isoform X1, protein MNSLPNEVLFRIFSYVDDQRDRCRLAKASKRLYLVYVTTKTASFDEAAHLTPSGLNAFLMRRATKLESLSIANCAWINLPSSCTRSGWTSLRRLDLRGSTCVPSKWLRTLFAGLERVESLAIDLEPSIISREVLQSIPASLKSLTVVIGKASIRKFYHWGGDWRELMLRPFYDIRLESFHAFFVLSHSSTELTGLREIRHFPYERDAGLASYSFCSRAHRVAFDDPTRSFADGVRNLFFPSWGRPEGESSFRHLTVLRLSSCKLTDEHLLRLSPLEHLLELDLSYNDQLSRNGFFNFLLEKGFGSMKNLRLAGNWRIFWDEEFYSQGLTTIAESMPLLEYLDVSGIYNLPVSLNLDDHHRVGSCIRALPRLRKLHLFVEFFLRSKHCPFEREMDSDFESVVQSNPALSHLCIDSGSSFPAPYVLPVQDRVFLVLFLFVFRRKGSHFSLYGVSFWRNLTCLHILSSSNIVNVLNGLDFIAERCVCLREFALGGKQTNVERLLSRCLTKFNRLQKFGFESPISVSPLFFESLACLKELRYCRVDLSHKRPSFTSDLIQRIVDNAPQLIAFHLFCHSNPYVRGRCSAMIRSRGRESLHVFIGTHSSWKSSHHLKQWISGDNLESWWEDVAYHNAF, encoded by the exons ATGAACTCGCTCCCAAACGAAGTTCTCTTTCGGATCTTCAGCTACGTCGACGACCAGCGCGATCGCTGTCGACTGGCAaaggcgtcgaaacgactctACCTCGTCTACGTAACAACAAA AACGGCGTCATTCGACGAAGCCGCTCACCTGACACCGTCCGGCTTGAACGCCTTTCTCAtgcgtcgcgcgacgaagcTGGAATCGCTGTCAATCGCAAATTGCGCGTGGATCAACCTCCCGTCGTCGTGCACGCGATCGGGATGGACGTCGCTGCGTCGACTCGATCTTCGCGGATCGACGTGCGTCCCATCGAAATGGCTGCGCACCCTTTTCGCCGGCTTGGAACGCGTCGAAAGTCTCGCCATCGATTTGGAGCCTTCGATCATCAGCAGGGAAGTGCTCCAGAGCATTCCGGCGAGTCTCAAATCGCTTACCGTCGTCATCGGAAAGGCGTCGATCCGTAAATTTTATCACTGGGGTGGTGATTGGCGGGAGTTGATGTTGAGGCCGTTTTATGACATCAGACTCGAATCGTTTCacgcctttttcgtcttgtctcattcgtcgacggagcTGACCGGTCTTAGAGAGATTCGTCACTTTCCTTACGAAAGGGACGCCGGTTTGGCGTCGTATAGCTTTTGCTCCAGAGCGCatcgcgtcgctttcgatgATCCGACTCGGAGTTTTGCAGATGGCGTCagaaatttgttttttccGTCGTGGGGCCGTCCGGAAGGcgaatcgtcgtttcgtcacTTGACCGTACTACGATTGTCTTCTTGCAAGCTTACTGATGAGCACTTGTTGCGCTTATCGCCCTTGGAACACCTTCTAGAGTTAGATCTGAGCTACAATGATCAGTTGTCTCGCAACGGATTCTTCAACTTTCTGCTGGAGAAAGGTTTCGGTTCGATGAAAAATCTCCGACTCGCTGGAAATTGGCGAATCTTTTGGGACGAAGAGTTCTATAGTCAAGGATTGACGACAATTGCAGAGTCAATGCCGCTATTAGAATATCTCGATGTCAGCGGTATCTACAACTTGCCAGTGTCTCTCAATCTCGATGATCATCATCGCGTCGGCAGTTGCATTCGAGCTTTGCCTCGGCTCCGAAAGCTTCATTTATTtgtcgaattctttttgcGTTCGAAGCACTGTCCTTTCGAAAGGGAAATGGATTCCGACTTTGAGAGCGTCGTTCAATCCAATCCGGCTCTTTCTCATCTTTGCATTGACTCGGGGTCGTCTTTTCCTGCGCCGTACGTTCTCCCTGTGCAGGATCGTGTTTTCTTGGTCTTATTTTTGTTCGTTTTTAGAAGGAAGGGTTcgcatttttctctttacgGCGTCTCGTTTTGGCGAAACCTGACTTGTCTGCACATCCTCAGCTCGAGTAATATCGTCAATGTACTGAATGGTCTCGACTTCATTGCCGAG CGGTGTGTCTGTCTTCGAGAATTCGCGTTAGGCGGCAAACAAACGAACGTCGAGAGGCTTCTCAGCCGCTGTCTTACCAAGTTCAATAGACTTCAAAAATTTGG CTTTGAATCACCAATAAGTGTTTCGCCTCTCTTTTTTGAAAGTCTTGCTTGCCTCAAGGAGCTGCGTTACTGCAGAGTTGATTTGTCTCACAAGAG ACCTTCATTTACCTCAGATCTTATTCAAAGAATTGTTGACAACGCTCCTCAACTCATAGCTTTTCATCTTTTCTGTCACTCGAATCCTTATGTTCGTGGACGATGCAGTGCTATGATTCGCTCAAG AGGACGGGAATCCCTGCATGTTTTTATCGGGACACATTCAAGTTGGAAAAGTAGCCATCATTTGAAGCAGTGGATTTCTGGTGACAATTTAGAATCGTGGTGGGAAGACGTGGCATACCACAACGCCTTTTGA
- the LOC136183783 gene encoding uncharacterized protein isoform X2: MNSLPNEVLFRIFSYVDDQRDRCRLAKASKRLYLVYVTTKTASFDEAAHLTPSGLNAFLMRRATKLESLSIANCAWINLPSSCTRSGWTSLRRLDLRGSTCVPSKWLRTLFAGLERVESLAIDLEPSIISREVLQSIPASLKSLTVVIGKASIRKFYHWGGDWRELMLRPFYDIRLESFHAFFVLSHSSTELTGLREIRHFPYERDAGLASYSFCSRAHRVAFDDPTRSFADGVRNLFFPSWGRPEGESSFRHLTVLRLSSCKLTDEHLLRLSPLEHLLELDLSYNDQLSRNGFFNFLLEKGFGSMKNLRLAGNWRIFWDEEFYSQGLTTIAESMPLLEYLDVSGIYNLPVSLNLDDHHRVGSCIRALPRLRKLHLFVEFFLRSKHCPFEREMDSDFESVVQSNPALSHLCIDSGSSFPAPRKGSHFSLYGVSFWRNLTCLHILSSSNIVNVLNGLDFIAERCVCLREFALGGKQTNVERLLSRCLTKFNRLQKFGFESPISVSPLFFESLACLKELRYCRVDLSHKRPSFTSDLIQRIVDNAPQLIAFHLFCHSNPYVRGRCSAMIRSRGRESLHVFIGTHSSWKSSHHLKQWISGDNLESWWEDVAYHNAF; the protein is encoded by the exons ATGAACTCGCTCCCAAACGAAGTTCTCTTTCGGATCTTCAGCTACGTCGACGACCAGCGCGATCGCTGTCGACTGGCAaaggcgtcgaaacgactctACCTCGTCTACGTAACAACAAA AACGGCGTCATTCGACGAAGCCGCTCACCTGACACCGTCCGGCTTGAACGCCTTTCTCAtgcgtcgcgcgacgaagcTGGAATCGCTGTCAATCGCAAATTGCGCGTGGATCAACCTCCCGTCGTCGTGCACGCGATCGGGATGGACGTCGCTGCGTCGACTCGATCTTCGCGGATCGACGTGCGTCCCATCGAAATGGCTGCGCACCCTTTTCGCCGGCTTGGAACGCGTCGAAAGTCTCGCCATCGATTTGGAGCCTTCGATCATCAGCAGGGAAGTGCTCCAGAGCATTCCGGCGAGTCTCAAATCGCTTACCGTCGTCATCGGAAAGGCGTCGATCCGTAAATTTTATCACTGGGGTGGTGATTGGCGGGAGTTGATGTTGAGGCCGTTTTATGACATCAGACTCGAATCGTTTCacgcctttttcgtcttgtctcattcgtcgacggagcTGACCGGTCTTAGAGAGATTCGTCACTTTCCTTACGAAAGGGACGCCGGTTTGGCGTCGTATAGCTTTTGCTCCAGAGCGCatcgcgtcgctttcgatgATCCGACTCGGAGTTTTGCAGATGGCGTCagaaatttgttttttccGTCGTGGGGCCGTCCGGAAGGcgaatcgtcgtttcgtcacTTGACCGTACTACGATTGTCTTCTTGCAAGCTTACTGATGAGCACTTGTTGCGCTTATCGCCCTTGGAACACCTTCTAGAGTTAGATCTGAGCTACAATGATCAGTTGTCTCGCAACGGATTCTTCAACTTTCTGCTGGAGAAAGGTTTCGGTTCGATGAAAAATCTCCGACTCGCTGGAAATTGGCGAATCTTTTGGGACGAAGAGTTCTATAGTCAAGGATTGACGACAATTGCAGAGTCAATGCCGCTATTAGAATATCTCGATGTCAGCGGTATCTACAACTTGCCAGTGTCTCTCAATCTCGATGATCATCATCGCGTCGGCAGTTGCATTCGAGCTTTGCCTCGGCTCCGAAAGCTTCATTTATTtgtcgaattctttttgcGTTCGAAGCACTGTCCTTTCGAAAGGGAAATGGATTCCGACTTTGAGAGCGTCGTTCAATCCAATCCGGCTCTTTCTCATCTTTGCATTGACTCGGGGTCGTCTTTTCCTGCGCC AAGGAAGGGTTcgcatttttctctttacgGCGTCTCGTTTTGGCGAAACCTGACTTGTCTGCACATCCTCAGCTCGAGTAATATCGTCAATGTACTGAATGGTCTCGACTTCATTGCCGAG CGGTGTGTCTGTCTTCGAGAATTCGCGTTAGGCGGCAAACAAACGAACGTCGAGAGGCTTCTCAGCCGCTGTCTTACCAAGTTCAATAGACTTCAAAAATTTGG CTTTGAATCACCAATAAGTGTTTCGCCTCTCTTTTTTGAAAGTCTTGCTTGCCTCAAGGAGCTGCGTTACTGCAGAGTTGATTTGTCTCACAAGAG ACCTTCATTTACCTCAGATCTTATTCAAAGAATTGTTGACAACGCTCCTCAACTCATAGCTTTTCATCTTTTCTGTCACTCGAATCCTTATGTTCGTGGACGATGCAGTGCTATGATTCGCTCAAG AGGACGGGAATCCCTGCATGTTTTTATCGGGACACATTCAAGTTGGAAAAGTAGCCATCATTTGAAGCAGTGGATTTCTGGTGACAATTTAGAATCGTGGTGGGAAGACGTGGCATACCACAACGCCTTTTGA
- the LOC136183784 gene encoding uncharacterized protein, with translation MLIVASLFLVAGAAASCTRSRFGCCLDGVTTSTNPEDVGCPAISPGQSDSTCSTYLQSLPAACSTRTNCRKITCLVQVLHVSMAVTISFHRCSQPLAMNVTVADTGNSFTWQRLVAGKTTVEVANADTVIEPSGDINVFAVALINNGPQIFSSGQVWASFALRTSLRNYQTGQLTLRDIIVVPYSQVPVETSDCSSSNTPSQDCGTTSSVVQHSQGGVCTGNKKCVWAASGSSVPVVCYTCPSGSCPSGTSASRLCGSNGVTYDSDCHMRQDSCNYYTEIRVTQTGSCNGSSTPPNPVDHLPSSFGGLDDEDQAFLRDYVVSIKMSLIDATYTVQYIEIQLRTALEYNIVILDINSAAGSSNITFYAYHLHSEELVSVKADVLIKKVKNSFLTIGRLLRVEVTNAAQLSVPDSGNDTNVVVIVVPVVICIVCVALLVVLGIWFLKRRQGSGGISGGTEDVSYLPQQDEVSIQKEKIDGAV, from the coding sequence ATGCTTATTGTCGCGTCTTTGTTCTTAGTGGCCGGCGCGGCGGCCAGCTGCACTCGCAGTCGATTCGGTTGCTGCTTGGATGGCGTCACGACTTCCACAAACCCGGAAGACGTAGGATGTCCGGCGATTTCGCCGGGACAATCGGATTCCACCTGCTCGACGTATCTCCAAAGCCTTCCTGCCGCTTGCTCGACGCGAACTAATTGCCGAAAGATTACCTGTCTCGTCCAAGTACTTCATGTGTCGATGGCAGTGACGATCTCCTTTCACCGCTGCTCCCAACCTCTTGCGATGAACGTCACGGTCGCCGACACTGGTAACTCGTTCACTTGGCAGCGTCTGGTTGCTGGCAAGACAACCGTTGAGGTCGCCAACGCCGACACGGTCATCGAGCCCAGTGGCGACATAAACGTGTTTGCCGTTGCCCTTATCAACAATGGCCCTCAAATTTTTTCATCCGGCCAAGTTTGGGCATCCTTCGCTCTTCGTACGTCACTTCGTAATTACCAGACGGGTCAATTGACTCTGAGAGATATCATCGTCGTTCCCTACTCTCAAGTGCCAGTCGAAACATCGGACTGCTCTTCGAGCAATACTCCGTCACAGGATTGCGGCACGACGAGCTCGGTAGTGCAGCACAGCCAAGGTGGGGTGTGCACCGGCAATAAGAAGTGCGTTTGGGCAGCAAGCGGCAGCAGTGTCCCTGTCGTCTGCTACACCTGCCCTTCGGGAAGCTGCCCTTCAGGCACGTCGGCAAGTCGACTTTGTGGCAGCAACGGCGTCACCTACGATAGCGACTGCCATATGAGACAAGACTCCTGTAACTACTACACGGAAATACGAGTTACCCAAACGGGTTCGTGCAATGGATCGTCGACTCCTCCCAATCCCGTTGATCATTTGCCGTCAAGTTTCGGCGGGTTGGACGACGAGGATCAGGCGTTTCTTCGCGACTACGTCGTTTCTATAAAAATGAGTTTGATCGATGCTACATATACTGTTCAATACATTGAAATTCAACTTCGCACTGCTCTTGAGTACAATATCGTCATCCTTGACATAAACAGTGCCGCTGGAAGTTCGAATATAACTTTTTACGCGTACCATCTGCACAGTGAGGAGTTGGTGTCCGTCAAAGCTGACGTTCTCATCaagaaagtgaaaaattCTTTCCTTACAATTGGTCGCCTGCTTCGTGTTGAGGTGACAAATGCAGCTCAACTGAGCGTTCCCGACTCTGGGAACGATACGAATGTGGTAGTTATCGTTGTACCTGTTGTGATCTGCATTGTTTGCGTCGCattgctcgtcgttctcggcATTTGGTTTTTGAAGAGGCGTCAAGGCAGCGGAGGCATTTCGGGTGGCACTGAAGACGTCTCCTATCTTCCTCAACAAGACGAGGTGTCAATtcagaaggagaaaatcgacggaGCAGTCTGA
- the LOC136183782 gene encoding F-box/LRR-repeat protein 18-like has product MDSLPNEIVLILFNSLDARSCCRLAMTSKRLYDVYSTTKATRSTSFENASYLTTTGLRDFLSTRSDKIESLSVRNCHWLSLPAAKTSWRDLRVLALDGMHVTVARLLDVLSNFRRLETLSIRLSSELHRNESALVQWRSKSANLVKSELQRTLRTLSVAMYHVGVTSNFYTRLFFLQFFPELRRFQLITIFSDEDVGSSSLWDTGFYMCSTLHVATPLLVDWTSSHCTSIDIWSGPHHFAVDRVANHNNLKELISVLDSQKDIRLLSSLLLASSSCLTSLRLSKCRLTDSFCEALLESLNDESSRVVELDLSHNDDLTFGSLSTLSSCHTLLERLTKLWLAGNWKMFYGDVDYLASIIERCSRLEVLDIFGIFAFKSFPFPAVEHKKICASLARLSRLRRLHASPEVFFFPTETSRVGHESIESVVRGTQLSHVSIEALRSAQAQLCRVHVLCPLAKFSLWSNLRSLVIRKIRQLTDFSGLPVITKNCTGLRELILDNLGITSHSTTLANLIQALRHCRKLERLGLMQTYLDFSSTFADSLCCCVELRYCRLELIKGRVPDHRSVIKVFESARKLMVFHLFTALKHAHCTRLRKILQERFTRESLHFVIGNHPNEVNKITGRGSHATAEENMKAWLEQVEWHKSP; this is encoded by the exons ATGGATTCGCTTCCAAACGAGATAGTGCTTATTCTTTTCAACTCTCTGGACGCGCGATCGTGCTGCCGTCTTGCAATGACCTCAAAGAGACTCTACGACGTGTATTCAacaacgaaagcgacgag gtcgacgtcgttcgaaaacGCGTCCTATCTAACGACGACGGGCCTGCGCGACTTCCTCTCCACTCGCAGCGACAAAATCGAATCGCTAAGCGTGAGAAACTGCCACTGGCTCTCGCTTCCAGCAGCGAAGACATCGTGGCGAGATTTGCGCGTTCTCGCACTCGACGGAATGCACGTGACCGTCGCGCGTCTCCTCGACGTGTtgtcgaattttcgtcgCCTCGAAACGCTCTCAATTCGACTTTCGTCCGAATTGCATCGCAACGAATCGGCGCTCGTTCAATGGcgatcgaaatcggcgaatttAGTCAAATCGGAATTGCAACGCACGCTACGAACGCTTTCCGTCGCCATGTATCACGTgggcgtgacgtcaaactttTACACGCGATTATTCTTCCTGCAATTCTTTCCCGAGCTCCGTCGATTTCAACTCATCACCATTTTCTCCGATGAGGACGTCGGAAGTAGCAGTTTGTGGGACACCGGCTTCTACATGTGCTCGACTCTCCACGTCGCCACGCCTCTCCTCGTCGACtggacgtcgtcgcactgCACGTCGATTGACATATGGAGCGGTCCCCATcacttcgccgtcgatcgcgttGCCAATCACAATAATCTAAAAGAGCTGATTAGCGTGTTGGATAGCCAGAAGGACATTCGCCTGCTATCCTCCCTTCTCCTCGCTTCGAGTTCTTGTTTGACTTCGTTACGATTGTCCAAGTGTCGTCTAACGGACTCGTTCTGCGAGGCGTTGTTGGAATCGCTTAACGACGAGTCGTCTCGCGTTGTCGAGCTCGATTTAAGTCACAATGACGATCTTACGTTCGGAAGCCTGTCGACGTTGAGCAGTTGTCATACTTTGCTTGAGCGTCTCACGAAGCTCTGGCTCGCCGGCAATTGGAAAATGTTTTATGGGGACGTTGATTATCTCGCGTCGATCATCGAGAGGTGTTCGCGCTTGGAAGTTCTTGACATTTTCGGCATATTTGCTTTcaaatcgtttccttttcccGCCGTCGAGCACAAGAAGATTTGCGCGTCGTTGGCGAGACTGTCGCGCCTTCGACGGCTCCACGCGTCGCCGGAGGTGTTCTTCTTTCCCACGGAAACGTCGCGTGTTGGACATGAGAGCATCGAAAGCGTCGTGCGAGGTACTCAACTTTCTCACGTTTCCATCGAGGCGCTTCGTTCCGCTCAGGCGCAGTTGTG TCGGGTTCACGTGCTTTGTCCATTGGCCAAGTTTTCTTTGTGGTCGAATCTTCGTAGCTTGGTGATCAGGAAAATACGTCAGCTTACGGATTTTAGCGGTCTGCCTGTCATTACTAAG AATTGCACCGGTCTGCGAGAGTTGATTTTGGATAATTTGGGCATAACCAGTCACTCGACTACCCTCGCAAATTTGATCCAAGCGCTTCGGCATTGTCGGAAGCTGGAGAGATTAGG ATTGATGCAAACGTATTTGGATTTTTCGTCTACGTTTGCTGATAGCTTATGTTGCTGCGTGGAGCTAAGGTACTGCCGTCTGGAATTGATCAAAGGAAG AGTTCCGGATCATAGATCAGTGATAAAAGTATTTGAATCGGCACGAAAACTCATGGTTTTTCACCTATTTACTGCCTTGAAGCATGCCCACTGTACGCGCCTTAGAAAAATTCTGCAGGAAAG attTACCAGAGAGTCGTTACATTTTGTCATTGGAAACCATCCCAACGAagtcaataaaattacaggaaGGGGAAGCCATGCAACAGCCGAAGAAAACATGAAAGCGTGGTTAGAACAAGTAGAGTGGCATAAGAGTCCGTGA
- the LOC136183789 gene encoding ubiquitin-like protein ATG12 — MSESLLATSPSQADGSDEPSSDSPKVTVLLRPAADAPILKQKKYNVNRDKTAAWICSFLQRRIQCRQDEQVYLYVAQSFVPTPDQTVGNMYECFGSDGKLVLHYCKSQAWG, encoded by the exons ATGAGCGAGAGTCTTTTGGCAACGTCTCCTTCTCAAGCGGACGGTTCCGACGAGCCGTCGTCGGACTCTCCGAAAG TTACGGTGCTCCTGCGGCCAGCGGCCGACGCCCCTATACTCAAACAGAAGAAATACAACGTGAATAGAGACAAAACGGCTGCCTGGATTTGTTCATTTTTGCAAAGGCGCATCCAATGTCGCCAGGACGAGCAAGTC TATTTATACGTTGCCCAATCGTTTGTGCCTACACCAGATCAGACAGTGGGCAATATGTATGAG TGTTTCGGTTCGGACGGAAAACTGGTTTTACATTACTGTAAAAGTCAAGCGTGgggataa